In a single window of the Bacillus mycoides genome:
- a CDS encoding DUF1259 domain-containing protein, with translation MIEGMAINEESICQQFARIIGGQEGFAGGKCVATINRDEIQATILGKRFRVTTSFSFESRDNKTGRALCLGRVALLQKEVTEFVATIIKQGIIVSSIHNEWLCDDPNLIYVNIEDVDDPLIFARKVRRALCN, from the coding sequence ATGATTGAAGGTATGGCGATTAATGAGGAATCAATTTGTCAACAGTTTGCAAGAATTATCGGCGGCCAAGAAGGATTCGCCGGTGGAAAATGCGTGGCAACAATAAATCGAGATGAAATACAAGCAACAATCTTGGGGAAACGTTTTAGAGTAACAACTTCCTTCTCATTCGAATCACGAGATAATAAAACTGGACGGGCATTATGTCTAGGGCGGGTAGCACTCTTACAAAAGGAAGTCACTGAATTTGTTGCTACAATTATTAAACAAGGAATAATTGTTTCGTCTATACACAATGAGTGGTTATGTGATGATCCAAATTTAATTTACGTTAATATCGAAGACGTTGATGATCCACTAATTTTTGCAAGGAAAGTCAGAAGAGCATTATGCAATTAA